A window from Enterocloster bolteae encodes these proteins:
- the rpoC gene encoding DNA-directed RNA polymerase subunit beta', translated as MLMPETNETYHPMTFDAIKIGLASPDKILEWSHGEVKKPETINYRTLKPEKDGLFCERIFGPSKDWECHCGKYKKIRYKGVICDRCGVEVTKASVRRERMGHIKLAAPVSHIWYFKGIPSRMGLILDISPRTLEKVLYFASYIVLDPGSTSLQYKQVLSEKEYREEVEKYGGTGGFRVGMGAEAIQELLRAINLEKDSADLRRALADSTGQKRARIIKRLEVVEAFLTSGNRPEWMIMDVIPVIPPDIRPMVQLDGGRFATSDLNDLYRRIINRNNRLARLLELGAPDIIVRNEKRMLQEAVDALIDNGRRGRPVTGPGNRALKSLSDMLKGKQGRFRQNLLGKRVDYSGRSVIVVGPELKIYQCGLPKEMAIELFKPFVMKELVSNGTAHNIKNAKKMVERLQPEVWDVLEDVIKEHPVMLNRAPTLHRLGIQAFEPILVEGKAIKLHPLVCTAFNADFDGDQMAVHLPLSVEAQAECRFLLLSPNNLLKPSDGGPVAVPSQDMVLGIYYLTQERPGAKGEGMVFKSVNEAILAYENQEATLHSRVKVRVSKTMSDGTVKTGTIDSTIGRFIFNEIIPQDLGFVDRSIPENELKLEVDFHVAKKQLKQILEKVINVHGATQTAVTLDDIKAIGYKYSTRAAMTVSISDMTVPESKPKLIEEAQATVDRIAKNYRRGLITEEERYKEVIETWKTTDDQLTHDLLTGLDKYNNIYMMADSGARGSDKQIKQLAGMRGLMADTTGHTIELPIKSNFREGLDVLEYFISAHGARKGLSDTALRTADSGYLTRRLVDVSQDLIIREVDCCEGRDIPFMEIKAFMDGNEVIEDLEERITGRYIAETITDPDTGEVVVKANHMCTPKRAAAVMKVLNKTGRKSVKIRTVLSCKSHIGVCAKCYGANMATGQPVQVGEAVGIIAAQSIGEPGTQLTMRTFHTGGVAGGDITQGLPRVEELFEARKPKGLAIITEFGGVVQIKDTKKKREITVTDNETGNAKTYLIPYGSRIKVLDGQVLEAGDELTEGSINPHDILKIKGVRAVQDYMLQEVQRVYRLQGVEINDKHIEMIVHQMLKKIKIEESGDSDVLPGVSMDVLDYNEMNEALIADGKKPAEGRQVMLGITKASLATDSFLSAASFQETTKVLTEAAINGKVDHLIGLKENVIIGKPIPAGTGMKRYRKVKLDTDDLISDEILLSDDDELVLSSEDESSSGLTEDNVAEEVLGMDDMADVDEEDDAVEEE; from the coding sequence ATGCTCATGCCAGAAACTAATGAAACTTATCATCCAATGACATTTGATGCCATTAAGATTGGTCTGGCCTCCCCTGATAAGATTCTGGAGTGGTCCCATGGCGAGGTGAAGAAGCCGGAGACCATCAACTACAGGACACTTAAGCCCGAGAAGGACGGTCTGTTCTGTGAGAGAATCTTCGGGCCTAGTAAGGACTGGGAGTGTCATTGCGGTAAATATAAAAAGATTCGTTATAAAGGTGTTATCTGCGACCGCTGCGGCGTAGAAGTGACAAAGGCAAGTGTCCGTAGAGAGCGTATGGGCCACATCAAGCTGGCTGCTCCCGTATCCCATATATGGTATTTTAAGGGAATTCCCAGCCGTATGGGTCTGATTCTGGACATCTCCCCCAGGACGCTGGAGAAGGTGCTGTACTTTGCATCCTATATTGTTCTGGATCCGGGTTCCACCAGCCTGCAGTATAAGCAGGTCCTGTCTGAGAAGGAGTACAGGGAGGAAGTGGAGAAGTACGGCGGCACCGGCGGTTTCCGCGTGGGAATGGGCGCTGAGGCCATCCAGGAGCTGCTGAGGGCCATTAATCTGGAAAAGGATTCCGCAGACCTCAGAAGGGCGCTGGCGGATTCCACCGGACAGAAGCGCGCCAGAATTATCAAGAGGCTGGAGGTAGTGGAGGCATTCCTTACCTCAGGCAACCGTCCTGAGTGGATGATTATGGATGTGATTCCTGTTATCCCCCCGGATATCCGTCCCATGGTACAGCTGGACGGCGGACGTTTCGCCACCTCTGATTTAAATGACTTATACAGAAGAATCATCAACAGGAACAACCGTCTGGCAAGACTGCTGGAGCTGGGCGCTCCTGACATCATTGTCCGCAACGAAAAGCGTATGCTTCAGGAGGCAGTGGATGCCCTGATTGACAACGGACGCCGCGGCAGGCCTGTGACCGGCCCGGGCAATAGAGCCCTTAAGTCCCTTTCCGATATGTTAAAGGGTAAGCAGGGACGTTTCCGTCAGAACCTGCTTGGAAAGCGTGTGGACTATTCCGGACGTTCCGTTATCGTGGTTGGACCTGAACTTAAGATATATCAGTGCGGTCTTCCTAAGGAAATGGCCATTGAGCTGTTTAAGCCCTTTGTTATGAAGGAGCTGGTTTCCAACGGAACCGCCCACAATATAAAGAATGCCAAGAAGATGGTAGAGAGACTGCAGCCGGAGGTATGGGATGTGCTGGAGGATGTTATCAAAGAGCATCCTGTTATGCTGAACCGTGCCCCTACCCTGCACAGACTGGGTATCCAGGCCTTTGAGCCTATCCTGGTAGAGGGCAAGGCCATCAAGCTGCATCCTCTGGTGTGTACGGCCTTCAACGCTGACTTCGACGGCGACCAGATGGCTGTCCATCTGCCGCTGTCCGTAGAGGCCCAGGCAGAGTGCCGTTTCCTGCTTTTAAGCCCTAACAACCTGTTAAAGCCTTCTGACGGCGGTCCTGTGGCTGTTCCTTCCCAGGATATGGTGCTTGGTATCTATTACCTGACCCAGGAGCGTCCGGGAGCAAAGGGCGAGGGCATGGTATTTAAGAGCGTCAACGAGGCGATCCTGGCATATGAGAACCAGGAGGCAACCCTTCATTCACGGGTTAAGGTAAGGGTCAGCAAGACCATGTCCGACGGCACGGTGAAGACAGGGACCATTGACTCCACTATCGGACGTTTCATTTTCAATGAAATCATTCCTCAGGATCTGGGATTTGTGGACAGAAGTATTCCGGAGAACGAGCTGAAGCTGGAAGTGGATTTCCACGTTGCCAAAAAGCAGTTAAAGCAGATTCTTGAGAAGGTCATTAACGTACACGGCGCAACCCAGACAGCCGTTACCCTGGATGATATCAAGGCCATTGGTTATAAATATTCCACCAGGGCGGCCATGACCGTTTCTATTTCCGATATGACCGTGCCTGAGAGCAAACCCAAGCTGATTGAGGAAGCACAGGCAACTGTGGACCGCATTGCGAAAAACTACCGCCGCGGACTCATCACTGAGGAAGAGCGCTACAAAGAGGTTATCGAGACATGGAAGACCACCGATGATCAGCTGACACATGACCTGCTGACCGGCCTGGATAAGTACAACAACATCTACATGATGGCTGACTCCGGAGCCCGTGGTTCTGATAAGCAGATCAAGCAGCTGGCAGGTATGCGAGGACTGATGGCGGATACCACCGGTCATACCATTGAGCTTCCTATCAAATCCAACTTCCGTGAGGGACTGGACGTATTGGAGTACTTTATCTCAGCTCATGGAGCGCGTAAAGGTCTGTCCGATACGGCTCTGCGTACGGCTGACTCAGGTTACCTGACCAGACGTCTGGTAGACGTATCACAGGATTTGATTATCCGTGAAGTGGACTGCTGCGAGGGCAGGGATATCCCATTTATGGAAATCAAGGCCTTTATGGATGGAAATGAAGTCATCGAGGACCTGGAAGAGAGAATCACAGGACGCTATATCGCTGAGACCATCACTGACCCGGATACAGGAGAGGTTGTGGTTAAGGCTAACCATATGTGTACACCGAAGCGCGCCGCAGCTGTTATGAAGGTGCTGAATAAGACAGGACGCAAGTCTGTGAAGATTCGTACCGTCCTCAGCTGTAAGTCCCATATTGGTGTGTGTGCCAAGTGTTACGGCGCCAACATGGCAACAGGCCAGCCTGTACAGGTGGGCGAGGCTGTCGGTATCATCGCGGCACAGTCCATCGGTGAGCCTGGTACACAGCTTACCATGCGTACGTTCCATACGGGCGGCGTGGCCGGCGGCGACATCACACAGGGTCTTCCCCGTGTGGAGGAGCTTTTTGAGGCCCGTAAGCCAAAGGGTCTTGCCATCATTACCGAGTTTGGCGGCGTGGTGCAGATTAAGGATACCAAGAAGAAGCGCGAGATTACGGTAACCGACAATGAGACCGGCAATGCCAAGACCTATCTGATTCCTTACGGTTCCAGAATCAAGGTACTGGACGGCCAGGTGCTGGAAGCCGGCGATGAGCTGACAGAAGGCAGCATCAACCCCCACGATATCCTGAAAATCAAGGGTGTCCGTGCGGTGCAGGATTACATGCTCCAGGAAGTACAGCGTGTATACCGCCTCCAGGGTGTGGAAATCAACGATAAGCATATTGAGATGATTGTTCACCAGATGCTTAAGAAAATCAAGATCGAGGAGAGCGGCGACAGCGATGTGCTGCCGGGCGTATCCATGGATGTTCTGGATTACAACGAGATGAACGAGGCTCTGATTGCCGACGGCAAGAAGCCGGCAGAAGGCAGACAGGTCATGCTGGGTATCACCAAGGCATCCCTGGCAACAGATTCCTTCTTGTCAGCCGCATCCTTCCAGGAGACCACCAAGGTCTTGACCGAGGCAGCCATCAACGGCAAGGTTGACCACCTGATTGGCCTGAAGGAGAATGTTATCATCGGTAAGCCGATTCCGGCAGGTACCGGCATGAAGCGTTACCGCAAGGTGAAGCTGGACACAGACGATTTGATTTCAGATGAAATCCTGCTGTCTGATGACGATGAACTGGTGCTTTCTTCCGAGGATGAGAGCAGCAGCGGACTCACCGAGGACAATGTTGCAGAGGAAGTTCTGGGAATGGACGATATGGCTGATGTGGATGAAGAGGACGATGCAGTAGAGGAAGAATAG
- a CDS encoding helix-turn-helix domain-containing protein, which yields MGFNEYLKLLLLEKNMKLADLCRMAGIQTSLMSEYINGRKSPTTGNAILIADVLNISLDNLAGRKWNTCCDHKKPGTYTGEYTGEYTDELRETLHKLTEKECIFVMDVIKALKQHLQ from the coding sequence ATGGGATTCAACGAGTATTTAAAGCTGTTACTATTAGAAAAAAATATGAAGCTGGCAGATTTGTGCCGCATGGCAGGCATACAGACCTCTCTCATGTCCGAATATATAAACGGCAGGAAAAGTCCTACCACCGGCAATGCCATCCTGATTGCCGATGTCCTTAACATTTCCCTGGATAATCTGGCAGGCAGAAAGTGGAATACCTGCTGCGATCATAAAAAGCCTGGTACGTATACCGGTGAATATACGGGTGAATACACAGATGAATTAAGGGAGACATTGCATAAATTGACAGAAAAGGAATGTATCTTTGTCATGGATGTTATCAAGGCGCTGAAGCAGCATCTGCAATGA
- a CDS encoding DUF401 family protein yields MNILIMKLCFVFVVIIAILWMKRPLFWAISGGLAAALVLYGIRVPDTLSIMGRSMVSKDTVTVVLSFYFITFLQRMLERRNRLKQAEQSLNWLFNNRRVNASAAPAVIGLLPSAGAMTICAEIVRSSCQDYLSNEDMTCVTSFYRHIPESFLPTYSSILIALAVSGVGAGEFVLAMLPLVAALFFIGHMFYLRKVPRSTGQKTEEGGKKAAVMLFKSLWSIILIVVLIIAFDIPVYVATPMAAVLNIFVDHLKPWEIKPMFRTAFEPIIIFNTILIMMFKDIITYTGVIHELPVFFGGLPIPLPMVFALIFFFGTIISGSNAIIPLCMPMAMAAMPDAGVPLLVLLMSSAYAAMQVSPTHVCLFIAAECFKVDIGALVRRNIPMILVFFAVTLAYTALLGVF; encoded by the coding sequence ATGAATATATTAATAATGAAGCTCTGTTTCGTGTTCGTTGTAATCATTGCCATCCTGTGGATGAAGCGTCCTTTGTTCTGGGCCATTTCAGGCGGACTGGCGGCGGCCCTGGTTCTGTACGGTATCCGTGTACCTGACACCCTTTCCATCATGGGAAGGTCCATGGTCAGCAAGGACACGGTTACAGTGGTCCTGAGCTTTTACTTTATCACCTTCCTCCAGCGTATGCTGGAACGCAGGAACCGCTTAAAGCAGGCAGAACAGTCCTTAAACTGGCTGTTTAACAACCGCAGGGTAAATGCGTCCGCGGCACCTGCGGTCATCGGCCTGCTTCCCTCGGCGGGTGCCATGACCATATGCGCGGAGATTGTCAGGTCATCATGCCAGGATTATCTGAGCAATGAGGACATGACCTGTGTCACCAGTTTTTACCGCCATATACCGGAGAGCTTTCTGCCCACCTATTCCTCCATATTGATAGCGCTGGCTGTGTCTGGCGTGGGAGCAGGGGAATTCGTACTTGCCATGCTGCCGCTGGTGGCTGCTCTGTTCTTTATCGGGCACATGTTCTATCTCAGAAAGGTACCCAGGTCCACGGGACAGAAGACGGAGGAAGGCGGGAAAAAGGCGGCGGTTATGCTGTTTAAGAGTCTGTGGTCCATCATATTGATTGTAGTGCTGATTATTGCCTTTGACATACCGGTTTATGTGGCGACACCGATGGCAGCCGTCCTCAATATTTTTGTGGACCATCTGAAGCCATGGGAGATAAAGCCTATGTTCAGGACTGCGTTTGAGCCAATCATCATTTTTAATACTATATTAATTATGATGTTTAAGGACATTATTACCTATACGGGGGTCATCCATGAACTGCCTGTATTTTTCGGAGGTCTGCCCATTCCCCTTCCCATGGTATTTGCCCTGATATTTTTCTTCGGCACCATTATCAGCGGTTCCAACGCCATCATACCGCTGTGCATGCCCATGGCCATGGCGGCCATGCCGGACGCAGGCGTTCCCCTGCTGGTACTGCTCATGAGTTCTGCCTATGCAGCCATGCAGGTATCCCCTACCCATGTATGCCTGTTCATTGCCGCAGAATGCTTTAAAGTGGATATCGGCGCCCTGGTAAGGAGAAACATTCCCATGATTCTGGTGTTTTTTGCAGTTACGCTGGCATATACAGCTCTTTTGGGCGTGTTTTAA
- the rpsL gene encoding 30S ribosomal protein S12, producing MPTFNQLVRKGRQTSVKKSTAPALQRGYNSLQKKATEVSAPQKRGVCTAVKTATPKKPNSALRKIARVRLSNGIEVTSYIPGEGHNLQEHSVVLIRGGRVRDLPGTRYHIVRGTLDTAGVANRRQARSKYGAKRPKEKK from the coding sequence ATGCCAACATTTAACCAGTTAGTGAGAAAGGGAAGACAGACCAGCGTTAAGAAGTCTACTGCACCTGCTCTGCAGAGGGGTTACAACTCCTTACAGAAGAAGGCTACAGAGGTTTCTGCTCCACAGAAGCGTGGTGTGTGTACAGCTGTTAAGACAGCTACCCCTAAGAAGCCTAACTCAGCACTCAGAAAGATTGCCAGAGTACGTCTTTCCAATGGCATCGAAGTTACAAGCTACATTCCAGGAGAAGGTCACAACCTTCAGGAGCATAGTGTTGTACTGATCCGTGGAGGAAGAGTAAGGGATCTTCCAGGTACCAGATATCATATCGTAAGAGGTACACTGGATACAGCAGGTGTTGCAAACAGAAGGCAGGCCCGTTCCAAATACGGCGCTAAGAGGCCAAAAGAGAAGAAATAA
- the rpsG gene encoding 30S ribosomal protein S7 yields MPRKGHTQKRDVLADPIYNNKVVTKLINNIMLDGKKGVAQKIVYGAFDRVAETTGKDAMEVFEEAMNNIMPVLEVKAKRIGGATYQVPIEVRPERRQTLALRWITLYSRKRGEKTQKDRLANEIMDAANNTGASVKKKEDMHKMAEANKAFSHFRF; encoded by the coding sequence GTGCCACGTAAAGGACATACTCAGAAAAGAGACGTTCTGGCAGACCCAATCTACAATAACAAGGTTGTTACCAAGCTGATTAACAACATTATGTTAGATGGTAAGAAGGGTGTTGCGCAGAAAATTGTATACGGCGCTTTTGACCGTGTTGCAGAGACAACCGGCAAGGACGCTATGGAAGTTTTTGAAGAAGCAATGAACAACATCATGCCTGTTCTGGAAGTTAAGGCAAAACGTATCGGTGGAGCTACCTACCAGGTACCTATCGAGGTTAGGCCTGAGAGGAGACAGACTCTGGCTCTTCGCTGGATTACCCTCTACTCCCGCAAGAGAGGCGAGAAGACCCAGAAAGACAGACTGGCAAATGAAATCATGGATGCTGCCAACAACACAGGTGCATCTGTAAAGAAGAAAGAAGACATGCACAAGATGGCAGAGGCAAACAAGGCATTTTCACATTTCCGCTTCTAA
- the fusA gene encoding elongation factor G produces the protein MAGREYPLERTRNIGIMAHIDAGKTTTTERILYYTGVNYKIGDTHEGTATMDWMAQEQERGITITSAATTCHWTLQENCKPKPGALEHRINIIDTPGHVDFTVEVERSLRVLDGAVGVFCAKGGVEPQSENVWRQADTYNVPRMAFINKMDILGANFYGAVDQIKTRLGKNAICIQLPIGKEDDFKGIIDLFEMKAYIYNDDKGDDISIIDIPEDMQDDAELYRSELVEKICELDDDLMMTYLEGEEPSNDDLKKALRKATCECAAIPVCCGTAYRNKGVQKLLDAVIEFMPSPLDIPSIKGTDLDGNEVERHSSDDEPFAALAFKIMTDPFVGKLAFFRVYSGSLNSGSYVLNATKGKKERVGRILQMHANKRNELDRVYSGDIAAAVGFKVTSTGDTICDEKNPVILESMEFPEPVIDIAIEPKTKASQDKMGDALVKLAEEDPTFRVRTDEETGQTIISGMGELHLDIIVDRLLREFNVEANVGAPQVAYKETFTKAVDVDSKYAKQSGGRGQYGHCKVHFTPMEANAEETFKFTSSVVGGAIPKEYIPAVGEGIEEACKTGILGGFPVLGVHADVYDGSYHEVDSSEMAFHIAGSMAFKEAMHKGNPILLEPIMKVEVTMPEDYMGDVIGDINSRRGRIEGMEDIGGGKMVRAYVPLSEMFGYSTDLRSRTQGRGNYSMFFDKYEPVPKNVQEKVLSDHKK, from the coding sequence TTGGCTGGAAGAGAATATCCATTGGAGAGAACCAGGAATATCGGAATCATGGCCCATATCGATGCTGGTAAAACCACAACGACTGAGCGTATTCTGTATTACACTGGTGTAAACTATAAAATTGGCGATACCCATGAAGGTACTGCTACCATGGACTGGATGGCTCAGGAGCAGGAGAGAGGTATCACCATTACTTCCGCTGCAACCACTTGTCACTGGACCCTGCAGGAAAACTGCAAGCCGAAGCCAGGTGCATTAGAGCATCGTATCAACATCATTGATACTCCAGGACACGTTGACTTCACTGTTGAGGTTGAGCGTTCCCTACGTGTACTGGACGGCGCTGTAGGCGTGTTCTGTGCAAAGGGCGGTGTAGAGCCACAGTCTGAGAACGTTTGGCGTCAGGCAGACACCTACAACGTACCTCGTATGGCCTTCATCAACAAGATGGACATTCTGGGTGCGAATTTCTACGGCGCAGTAGACCAGATTAAGACCAGACTTGGCAAGAATGCAATCTGCATTCAGCTGCCAATCGGCAAGGAAGATGATTTCAAAGGAATCATTGACCTGTTTGAAATGAAAGCCTACATCTATAATGATGATAAGGGCGACGATATATCCATCATTGATATCCCTGAGGATATGCAGGATGATGCCGAGTTATACCGTTCCGAGTTAGTAGAGAAAATCTGCGAGCTGGATGACGATTTAATGATGACATATCTGGAGGGCGAGGAGCCCAGCAATGATGACCTTAAGAAAGCCTTAAGGAAAGCTACCTGCGAGTGTGCCGCTATTCCGGTATGCTGCGGTACTGCTTACAGAAATAAAGGCGTTCAGAAGTTACTGGATGCAGTTATTGAATTTATGCCTTCACCGTTAGACATCCCTTCCATTAAGGGTACTGACCTGGACGGCAACGAGGTTGAGCGTCATTCCTCTGATGATGAGCCGTTTGCTGCTCTTGCATTCAAAATCATGACCGACCCATTTGTGGGTAAGCTGGCATTCTTCCGCGTGTATTCAGGAAGCCTGAACTCCGGTTCTTACGTACTGAACGCAACCAAGGGCAAGAAGGAGCGTGTTGGACGTATTCTTCAGATGCATGCCAACAAGAGAAACGAGCTGGATAGGGTTTACTCCGGCGATATCGCAGCTGCAGTTGGATTTAAGGTGACTTCCACCGGCGATACCATCTGTGACGAGAAGAATCCGGTTATCCTGGAGTCCATGGAATTCCCAGAGCCGGTTATTGATATCGCTATCGAGCCAAAGACCAAAGCAAGCCAGGATAAGATGGGCGATGCGCTGGTTAAGCTGGCTGAGGAGGATCCGACCTTCCGTGTGCGTACCGATGAAGAGACTGGCCAGACCATTATCTCCGGTATGGGCGAGCTCCATCTGGACATCATTGTTGACCGTCTGCTCCGTGAGTTCAACGTTGAGGCAAACGTAGGCGCGCCTCAGGTTGCTTACAAGGAGACATTTACCAAGGCTGTTGATGTTGACAGCAAGTATGCGAAGCAGTCCGGTGGACGTGGACAGTACGGTCACTGTAAGGTTCACTTTACACCAATGGAAGCAAACGCAGAAGAGACCTTCAAGTTCACTTCTTCCGTTGTGGGCGGTGCTATTCCGAAGGAATACATCCCTGCTGTAGGCGAGGGTATTGAAGAGGCATGCAAGACCGGTATCCTTGGCGGATTCCCAGTACTGGGCGTTCACGCTGATGTATACGACGGTTCTTACCATGAGGTTGACTCCTCTGAGATGGCATTCCACATTGCCGGTTCCATGGCATTCAAGGAAGCTATGCACAAGGGCAACCCAATCCTGCTTGAGCCTATCATGAAGGTGGAAGTAACCATGCCGGAAGACTACATGGGTGATGTTATCGGTGATATCAACTCACGCCGTGGACGTATCGAGGGTATGGAAGACATCGGAGGCGGCAAGATGGTCCGCGCATACGTTCCGCTGTCAGAAATGTTCGGTTATTCTACGGATCTTCGTTCCAGAACACAGGGACGCGGAAACTATTCCATGTTCTTTGACAAGTATGAACCAGTTCCGAAGAATGTACAGGAAAAAGTACTTTCCGACCATAAGAAATAA
- the tuf gene encoding elongation factor Tu, whose amino-acid sequence MAKAKFERNKPHCNIGTIGHVDHGKTTLTAAITKTLHERLGTGEAVAFENIDKAPEERERGITISTAHVEYETENRHYAHVDCPGHADYVKNMITGAAQMDGAILVVAATDGVMAQTREHILLSRQVGVPYIVVFMNKCDMVDDPELLELVEMEIRDLLNEYEFPGDDTPVVQGSALKALEDPKSEWGDKILELMKAVDEWVPDPVRETDKPFLMPVEDVFTITGRGTVATGRVERGTLHLNDEVEIIGIHEDVRKSVVTGIEMFRKLLDEAQAGDNIGALLRGVQRTEIERGQCLCKPGSVKCHNKFTAQVYVLTKDEGGRHTPFFNNYRPQFYFRTTDVTGVCDLPAGVEMCMPGDNVEMTVELIHPVAMEQGLRFAIREGGRTVGSGRVVSIVE is encoded by the coding sequence ATGGCTAAAGCTAAGTTTGAAAGAAACAAACCTCATTGTAACATTGGTACCATCGGACACGTTGACCATGGTAAAACAACTTTAACCGCAGCAATCACAAAGACTCTTCATGAGAGATTAGGTACCGGCGAGGCTGTTGCTTTCGAGAATATCGATAAGGCTCCAGAAGAGAGAGAGCGTGGAATCACTATCTCTACTGCACACGTTGAGTATGAGACAGAGAACAGACACTACGCACACGTTGACTGCCCAGGACATGCTGACTACGTAAAGAACATGATCACTGGTGCTGCTCAGATGGACGGCGCTATCCTGGTTGTAGCTGCTACTGATGGTGTTATGGCTCAGACAAGAGAGCACATCCTGCTGTCCCGTCAGGTAGGCGTTCCTTATATCGTTGTATTTATGAATAAGTGCGACATGGTTGATGATCCAGAGCTGCTTGAATTAGTAGAAATGGAAATCAGAGACCTGCTGAATGAATATGAGTTCCCAGGCGATGACACTCCTGTAGTTCAGGGTTCTGCTCTGAAGGCTCTGGAAGATCCTAAGAGCGAGTGGGGCGACAAGATTCTTGAGCTCATGAAGGCTGTTGACGAGTGGGTACCAGACCCAGTTCGTGAAACAGACAAGCCATTCCTGATGCCTGTAGAGGACGTATTTACCATTACCGGCCGTGGTACTGTTGCTACCGGTAGAGTAGAGCGTGGTACTCTGCACCTGAATGACGAAGTTGAAATCATCGGTATCCATGAGGATGTTCGTAAGAGCGTTGTTACTGGTATCGAGATGTTCCGTAAGCTGCTTGACGAGGCTCAGGCTGGCGACAACATCGGCGCTCTGCTGCGTGGCGTTCAGAGAACTGAAATCGAAAGAGGACAGTGTCTGTGCAAGCCAGGTTCTGTTAAGTGCCACAACAAGTTTACCGCTCAGGTTTACGTTCTGACAAAGGACGAGGGCGGCCGTCATACTCCTTTCTTCAACAACTATCGTCCACAGTTCTACTTCAGAACAACTGACGTTACTGGCGTTTGCGATCTGCCAGCGGGTGTTGAGATGTGTATGCCTGGCGATAACGTAGAGATGACCGTAGAGCTGATTCATCCAGTAGCTATGGAGCAGGGTCTTCGTTTCGCTATCCGTGAAGGCGGAAGAACCGTTGGTTCTGGTAGAGTTGTAAGCATCGTTGAATAA
- a CDS encoding NAD(P)/FAD-dependent oxidoreductase, with protein MRYVIAGAGPAGISAAKTLRQLDRDGEIVLVSKDDQVHSRCMLHKYLGGERDAEGISFIPPGFFKQNNITWYPGRAMVRLDCAERRILLDDGTFLPYDRLLLATGAYYLLPPVPGLKEAENVYGFRDLSDALAIDKAVRPGARAVIIGSGLVGMDAAYALMERGISPVIVEMAGRILPLQLDAEAASEYQRLFEHHGCSFRLAARASRTRLDSRGNVSALVLEDGEELACDFIIAAAGVRPEIRFLEHCSVETGRAVTVDQYLSTSVPGVYGAGDVCGLSGIWPNAMKQGAVAAKNMYGIPTPYEDTYAMKNTMNFFGLPALCIGDINRLDSHTLVITEEDSQNYRKALVEDGVLKSILMVGNISGSGIYQYLIKNQIKLPSADRSIFRLSFADFYGFDTSKGSYTWDTDLCCG; from the coding sequence ATGAGATATGTTATCGCAGGAGCCGGCCCGGCCGGCATCAGCGCAGCCAAGACCCTGCGCCAGCTGGACAGGGACGGTGAAATCGTCCTGGTATCGAAGGATGACCAGGTCCATTCCCGCTGTATGCTTCACAAATACCTGGGCGGTGAGCGGGACGCAGAAGGAATCAGCTTTATTCCGCCCGGCTTCTTTAAACAGAACAACATAACCTGGTATCCAGGAAGGGCAATGGTCCGGCTGGACTGCGCTGAGAGGCGCATCCTCTTAGATGACGGCACCTTCCTCCCCTATGACCGGCTTCTCCTGGCAACCGGCGCCTATTACCTTCTGCCCCCTGTACCCGGACTTAAGGAGGCTGAAAATGTGTACGGCTTCCGCGATCTGTCCGATGCCCTGGCCATTGACAAGGCCGTGAGACCAGGGGCCAGGGCAGTGATAATCGGCTCCGGCCTGGTGGGTATGGACGCAGCCTATGCCCTTATGGAGCGGGGAATCTCCCCGGTAATCGTGGAGATGGCCGGCCGGATCCTTCCCCTCCAGCTGGATGCCGAAGCTGCGTCTGAGTACCAGAGACTCTTTGAACACCACGGATGCAGCTTCCGGCTGGCAGCCAGGGCAAGCCGGACCCGTCTGGATTCCCGGGGCAATGTAAGCGCCCTGGTTCTGGAGGACGGCGAAGAACTGGCCTGTGACTTCATCATTGCGGCGGCAGGTGTACGCCCGGAAATCCGTTTCCTGGAGCATTGCAGCGTGGAGACGGGCAGGGCCGTCACAGTGGACCAGTATCTCTCTACCTCTGTTCCCGGAGTCTACGGGGCCGGGGATGTGTGCGGCCTGTCCGGCATATGGCCCAACGCCATGAAGCAGGGCGCCGTGGCTGCCAAAAACATGTACGGCATACCCACTCCCTACGAGGACACATATGCCATGAAGAACACCATGAACTTCTTCGGCCTGCCGGCCCTTTGCATTGGCGACATCAACCGCCTGGACAGCCACACTCTGGTCATAACAGAGGAGGACAGCCAAAACTACAGAAAAGCCCTGGTGGAGGACGGCGTACTGAAAAGCATACTGATGGTGGGAAATATATCAGGCAGCGGTATTTACCAGTATCTGATAAAAAACCAGATAAAACTACCGTCCGCCGACCGGAGCATCTTCAGGCTGTCATTTGCCGACTTCTATGGATTTGACACGTCAAAGGGATCCTATACATGGGACACGGACCTGTGCTGCGGTTAA